One Natator depressus isolate rNatDep1 chromosome 13, rNatDep2.hap1, whole genome shotgun sequence genomic region harbors:
- the SOX18 gene encoding transcription factor SOX-18, with the protein MNRSEPSYCREEISQPRGGRSWGPTAAPAAEPGLAYPQTPGADSASSRTPSPDPGFGFRPGAAGGDPGALGSAPSRSPSPDPGYGYSPTSGRAEGKPGEDSRIRRPMNAFMVWAKDERKRLAQQNPDLHNAVLSKMLGQSWKALSASDKRPFVEEAERLRIQHLQDHPNYKYRPRRKKQAKKIKRMEPNILLHNLSQPCSDSFSMNHHSGSQPGHHQPPPLNHFRELHSMGSDIENYGLPTPEMSPLDVLEQTEPAFFPPHMQDDCSMMPFRGYHPHHQMEFPQEKPMGRDMALPYAQTPSHLADAMRTPHPSSMYYNQMCSGPQNVLSAHLGQLSPPPEAHHVDSVDHLNQTELWTDVDRNEFDQYLNMSRTRPETSGLPYHVSLSKVTPRSISCEESSLISALSDASSAVYYSSCITG; encoded by the exons ATGAATAGATCTGAGCCTAGTTACTGCCGAGAGGAGATATCTCAACCCAGGGGCGGCCGTTCATGGGGACCCACTGCGGCCCCCGCCGCTGAGCCCGGGCTCGCCTACCCGCAGACCCCGGGGGCAGACTCCGCGTCCAGCcggacccccagccctgaccccggCTTTGGATTTCGCCCAGGCGCGGCGGGGGGAGATCCAGGAGCGCTCGGGTCAGCTCCCAGCCGGTCGCCGAGCCCGGACCCCGGGTATGGATACAGTCCGACCTCGGGCAGAGCCGAGGGGAAGCCGGGGGAGGATTCCAGGATCCGCCGCCCCATGAACGCCTTCATGGTCTGGGCGAAGGACGAGCGGAAGCGGCTGGCGCAGCAGAACCCCGACCTGCACAACGCGGTGCTGAGCAAGATGTTGG GCCAGTCATGGAAAGCCCTGAGTGCCAGTGACAAGCGCCCCTTCGTGGAGGAAGCAGAGAGGCTGCGAATTCAGCATCTGCAGGACCATCCCAACTACAAGTACCGCCCAAGGAGGAAGAAGCAAGCCAAGAAAATCAAGAGGATGGAACCCAATATCCTTCTCCACAACCTTTCCCAGCCGTGCAGCGACAGCTTCAGCATGAATCATCATAGTGGCAGCCAGCCTGGCCACCACCAGCCTCCCCCACTTAACCACTTCAGAGAACTCCACTCCATGGGGTCGGATATTGAAAACTATGGCTTGCCAACTCCCGAGATGTCTCCCTTGGATGTCTTGGAACAGACCGAGCCAGCGTTTTTCCCTCCTCACATGCAGGATGACTGCAGCATGATGCCCTTTAGAGGCTATCATCCCCATCACCAGATGGAGTTTCCCCAAGAGAAGCCCATGGGGCGGGACATGGCACTGCCGTATGCTCAGACCCCATCACATTTGGCTGATGCTATGAGGACTCCCCATCCATCTAGCATGTACTACAACCAAATGTGCTCTGGACCGCAGAATGTCCTTTCTGCCCATCTGGGCCAGCTGTCACCCCCTCCTGAAGCCCATCATGTTGACAGTGTAGATCACTTAAATCAAACTGAGCTTTGGACAGATGTTGACCGCAATGAGTTTGACCAGTATTTGAACATGAGCAGGACTCGTCCTGAAACCTCAGGACTCCCTTACCATGTCTCCCTGTCCAAAGTGACTCCGAGAAGCATCTCCTGTGAGGAGAGCAGTTTGATATCTGCATTGTCTGATGCCAGCAGTGCGGTCTACTATAGCTCCTGCATCACAGGCTAG